A stretch of DNA from Sylvia atricapilla isolate bSylAtr1 chromosome 3, bSylAtr1.pri, whole genome shotgun sequence:
ACTGATCATGGTTGTTACCAAGAAGTCATTGTCCCCTCggtgctgccagcagaagcATCACCTTGCAGGCAAATTCAGCTGAACCAGCCCAAGGTAACTAGGTGGACTTTGCTTGGAATTGAAGGACAGAGCTCAAGTTCATTAATGAGAGAACTGCCATGAAGAACAGTAACCTCAGCCAAGGGATGGTTAAATACACCAAGGCTGGCAAAGAGGCACAAAGAGAGTCACCACCTGTCACTGCCACATGGGGCTTATCAACCTTCTGCAAAGAGGTCAAAGATTGTTGTCTTTATCCAGGGAATCCCTTCAGGAATCAAATGTTTCCTCTTTTGAGTCACTGGGCTCACATCTGCTAACGTGAGGGTTGTCTACAGAATGGTAATACTACTGTAAACAACCCCCCACAAAATTAGAGCAGTAATTTTAATGAGCTAATAGCTTACTCTGAGGTGAccatgtgtgtatttttttttttcagcttcaacTCACACCTTTTTGGACCAGTGTTCTTTTGAGCTTGAAAACATCTGTGGTATGATCCAGGGCACCAACCATGACCAAGACTGGGTCCACCAACAGGGCAGCTTGATGGGGCAGGAGGACCACACATTTTCTGGGCAGTGCAGAGGTAAAAGAAAGGGACAAAACACTTCCTGAGCTGGGTTTTCTCCATGGTTGACTACAATGATAGGTTCAGAGAAGTTGTTAAAGACTAAACAGTGTTTGCATCCCCACTCTTGCTAAACTTTTTCAATTTAGTGGAATGTTGTCCATACCAGCAAGATTAAAGGAGACAGAGAACAATCTTAACTAGAGATCTTTTTAAATATAACCTGGAAAACTATTTGCTGCAACTTCCAAAGTCTTTATAAGAATACTACCTCATGATAAGAATCAAACAGCACTTGAAGCCGCTCATAAATGTTGTGTTTGCAATGCAAATGGGAAGGTAAGCTTGTGGAATTCTAGTTCTGGAAGTAGAAGAATGTTGCAAAGATTTTATCGTAGGAGTTCAGGgatactttttattttgacatGGTAATTTCACCATTTTTCAAAGGACGACAATTTCAAAAATAGAGCAGTGAGCCCCAGTCACTGCCACAGGGTGCTAGTTTACAGCTTAGAATAAAGATTAAATCCCAACAGGCAGTTCCAAAAAGCAAGAGCCTAATTTGTCCTTGTTTAGGCAGGGTAAACTACTACATAATTCcaagataaaaattatttctgtggtaAATTTTGCATCAGTAGAGGGGGAAGGACTCCTGACCTAAAGCACATTCACTTGTGCTTTGTTACCCTTTGGCTTTCTGCACTTGGGATTAGTTTATTCCCTGCAAGTGACACTCCCACTGGAAATAACAGATACCCAACCTTTAATAATGCTGGTAGTTACTGATCAGGCCCAAGAATATAACTTGCTTATCTTcttgattatatatatatattctttaatgtcaaaataaaaaaaaaaaaacctgatatTTTCTAGAAATACATGCTTGTAACCCTCAGCTGATTCTTaattctttctctcctctttctcacCCCATACAGCACAATTGTAATTGGAAAAGATAATTTAACCGAGTTTTTGAGTTTATCACATAAAATCCAATCTGCCTGAACTGGGCACTTAATGTGCACTTAGGTTTTAACATCCAGTGACTCAGTACAAATTAGGTATCAATGTTTTTTGAAGAGTTAATGGAGAGGGGTGGGTGCCTCTGAGGATCTCTAGAGTGTAGAAATGAATTGCATGAGTAGGGAGTGTCTCTCCTTTTGGCACCTCCAAAGGGTCATTGACAGTATCAGgaatttctgacattttctgagTACTGCTTCTGCAATCATTTCAAGTGGGGGTAAATTCTAAGTTTCTAACAGATGGATCCTATTTTCCCCAGACAGTTTTGATATTCTGGGTTTTTGACTTATTGCCAGATAAATTGAAGGAGGGAAAGTACAGCTTAACATTTAGGGAGTCTGCTGCAGTCTGCCAAGGCCATGTTCTAATTGCCATAGGTACTTAATGATGcctttatttgattttcttctaaaaaaggAGGTGGAGTCTAGATCATCTGGGGATTTGTTACTATAACAATTGCAACAACAGGCTCACAGTCCTTCTTCTCACTTGGAGCAAGAGTGATCATACTTGGATTTAAtgcacttaaaattaaaataagtttaGCTGATGGCCAAGTGTCATACAATGCATAGAGCAGTCTCTGGCAAGGTTTCTGTGGATATGAGTTTAAAGCATTCTTTCCAcgtggaagggaaggaagataATTCTCCTGACTGATTAGAAAGAACCTGATAAAcagctccagacccttcactaACCCTGCAGGAAGCTGCACTGTCTTTATGCAGCTGCAGGTATAATTGTTGGAACAAGATCATCTTTAaagttctttccaacccaaaccatcctgggattctcaGATATGTTATCTTGGACAAGAGTCCATGGAACTTTCACACAACAGCTTAAAATATTAACTTATTAATTTAATCATTGACTAAATTGaataacaaaaaagcaacacaaCACAGATAAGACATGACAACTCTGTGTCATACCAAGATATGATAGTTGTGCAAATGGTGAATCCTTGTAAATATGAGGTTAAAAGTCGACACTTCAAAACTGAAGTTAAGAacacttcaaatattttaagggGAAATAGAGGAGCAGGaattcttaaataattttcttatggTGAGTCATTGAGTTTTGCAGTGTTTGGGTAAGCTGTAAAAAAAGACCTTCTGCATGTTCAAGGCCAGGACAGTGTCCAACCCTGTTTATTATCTTTATTGCTGATAAGAAATTATCTTACTCTTTGCAAGATAATATAGCACATGGCCTCTAAGATCTCATTTTTAGATTATCTTCAATATAAATCAAGTAAAAAAGAGTATCTACTAATTGCTTGTGGTCAACACTGAATTCTCTGCCTCATATATCTGACATTCCTGAAGAATCCAAATTCCAATTAAACCAACCAATGCAAAACTGACATGAGCTGACAGCTGTGAGTTCTATATATATACTGAACTGCTACTCCTGTTCTTGTCCCAGTCTGTCTTGGATGGTTGTCACATGTCTTTTCCTTTATTGTTCGTGTTAAGTACTACTCTTGTGTTTACTAAAAGAGTGTAGATGAAATGATAAATTTACACCATGCAGCTTTGCAGGAAATGTGTGAACAGGAAATGACAGACTGCCTTTTCTTCCCAGATGCTGGCTACTTCATGTACTTCAGCACCAGCTCTGGCCAGGCAGATGAGGTGGCAGTCCTAGAGTCACGAATCCTTTATCCAAAGAGAACTCAGCAGTGCCTCCAGTTCTTCTATAGGACCACAGGAAGCCCTTCTGACAAGCTGATCATCTGGCTTAAAGAGGATGATGGCACTGGGAACATTCGCAAGATGAGGAAAATTCAAACCTTTCAAGGTAATTCTGGAAATAAGATGCATATTTGGGTAGACTTGTCTTACTATGCCCATGAACACAGAAGACTGGCTCAGAAACCAAAAAATTTTCCCAAAATTACCATATATTTTGCAATACAGCTAAGAATTTTGGTGTTATATGAGCACATTTAGCAGAGACACTGTGGGTTGTGATAATGAAATTTTGGTGCTTCACAGCAGAAGTCACAACATTCCTAATATTATGTTACCCTCAGTGATTGAGAAGGACCTCAAGCAATGCCTGGGGACTAACTGACTGTGTCTCCACTGGCTGCTATCTGATTCAGGAGTGGGCTGTTCGGGTGTAAAATACCAGCAGTCAATAagaattccagactggtttTTAGATAATTGGAAATATAAAAGCATATGCAGTTTTGGAAATGTGAACTGGATTCCCACTTTGGGTGATTTGCTAAATAGGACAAATTCAGCCACTGCAGGTGCATGCAATTTATGTTGTCAAAACACTGGTCATATGTGTCAAAACACTGTCAAGACTGGTCATAACCTGCCTACATCAGGCTGCAGTGAAAGTTTGCAGTGAAAGATAAATCCATGAAAAAGTGTCAGAACACATTGGGTCATTGATTCCCATCCTCTTGTTTAATCTTAGCCCTTAGGCTGTTGCCCTTTATACTGGAGGCTGTTATTCCATAACGTGTCAAGAATTCCTTGTACAACATGTCCAAAGCATTTAGATGACAAATCAATGTGGATGCATTATAGTCACAATATCAACTTAAGATCTCTAGCCTTCAGGACTCTGTAAGGGATCTAGTTGTCCCAGTGCAGCTGGGATGGATGGCTAGGGGCAAGTTGCTCCATAATATCTCTTATCACACTGATggtaatgtttttctttccttttaccAAAGCGGACAGTGACTCCAACTGGAAAATTGCCCACGTAACCCTCAACGCTCAGAAGAAGTTCCGTTACTTCTTCCAGGGACTGAAGGGCGACCCCAGCTCTTCATCAGGTGGGATTGCCATTGATGATGTGACTCTGACAGAGACgccctgtcccacagctgtgTGGGTCATTCACAACTTCAGCAAAATCCTGGAGAACTCCTCCATCAGCTTAATTGAAAGCCCTCGGTTTTACAGCCCTGAGGGTTATGGGTTTGGCATCAGCGTGTTGCCCAACTACCAAAACAGTGGCTATGCCCGTATTGCCTTCCACCTGTGCAGTGGAGAGAATGATGCAGTTCTGGAGTGGCCAGCTCTGAACCGCCAGGCCACGCTCACAGTGCTGGACCAGGACCCCGACGTCCTGAAAAGGATGTCCTCGAGCAAAAGCTTCACCACTAGAAAGGACCATGTTACCTCAGGTAAGTGGTGTCTGCCTGGAGGAATGTTGACAATGACAGCCAAGGAATCTGAGTGAGAGGACTGAGTGTAGGACTCAGAGCTGAGAAACTTTGGCCATATTTCGTAATTTGGGACACTTTCTCATGCACATCTTCCTTGTGTGTGACTCAAAATTCCTGCCTGTGGAAGATTGTATAACATGAAAAGTGACACATATAAGGTTGGTGTTATTATGAACAACCCCTGGGATATCTGAGCTTGACTCTAAATATAGATTTTTCCCAAGAACTGGCAATTCCCATTCTACCTGTGATTTGCCCATTGTCATAGGTGACTTATCACCGCAGGTTGATGGAATGCCAGCAGGCTGCAGAATTCTGTCATTAAACAATAACTAAAGTTAAACTGCATTTTGGAGGCTCAGTCAACTTCAACATACTCAGTGAACCTCAGCCTACATGGTCTGAATGCACAGTATTCACCCTTTTTTATGGATGTGTTAATTCAAAATcgttcagcctggagaagagaaggctgaacAGTCAGGTGGACCtaactgtggccttccagtacctggaGGGAGCCTGCaataaaaatggagagagactatttacagAAGCATGGGATGCCAGGACAAAAGGGAATTgtcttcaaactgaaagagagcaggtttagattggatattaggaagaaattctttactgtgaggatgtgAGGGGCGCTGGATGTGAGGGTCAAAAATGTAAGGATGGTGgggtgctggaacaggctgcccagaaaagctgtggatgccccatccctgaaaggaTTCAAAGCCagcctggatggggcttggagcaacctggtctagtagaaggAGCCCATGACCATGGAAgggagttggaatgagatgatctttggtccttccaatccaaatttttctgtgattctatgatagAAATAAGAATAATAGGACAAAACTGAGTTtggtacagaaaaaaatactacacATAGATCTGCATCCCTTTCTACTTTTTCTAGTGGAAGTTAAGGACATACTTTTTCAGGAGGAGCTTTTAAACCCTAAATATTAATATGTTTAACAAAATCATAATAATTACCAAAATCAGCTAAATTCTGAACCATAGGTACTTACAAACTGGTTGGGGAGTGTCCTTACTCAGGAGGGAACTCTTATCTGATAGCAATGAGGAGGCAATTTGTGTTCATTCCTCTGGCATTTGGTAGATAATTTCAGACCTGAACTTGACTTTACAGCATAAATTCCCTTGAATGCAGTGATGCAAGAAAAGGTCATGTCATACTTTGAGCTGCACAACTTTGTGGTTCTCATTTCCTCTTTGCAGATAGTGGAACTCTAATATGGGATAAACCATCAATTGCTGGAAAATTTGATGAGTCATGCAATTGCTACAGAAGTGTAGCCTGGGGGTGGAGTAACTTCATATCCCACAGCCAGATGAGACGGAGAAGCTTCCTGAAGAATGATGACTTGattatttttgcagaatttaATGGTAAGGACTCCTTTCCTGATTCTCCTTACAAAATAAGTGATTCTTCTAATTTCAGGCATTTAAACAACTCTTGATCTCTTCTAATGGGGATcaactttaaaaagcatttctgtgtcCTAGTGTCAGCTAGGTGAGTTTGACTAAAATGATTGTGAGTTAAGAGGGATCTAAATGACACCAGATCTCTAGTTCATATTTCAAAACTAGAGTTTTGAAATGTGAACTTCTTAGACACCTTTAAGCACCTTGACCAGTAGCTCTGTCCATTTCTAAGCACTTAACATACTAAAGTCCATCCCCActgtttatttcaaaatagaaCAGTCTCACAGACCATCACAGATTTATCTAATTAGTTTCTGtaatttcagtattattttccATCTTGTGCTTTAAATACACAGGAGTTGTTGTGGTACAGAAAGAGCCTTATAAAGGGGAAATGGACAAGTGGCACCCTCTGGTCCTGTGAGCCCTTGATGTGAGGCATGCTACATATAGCATCATTTACTGATTCTGatgtctttctcctttttttaaagatataattCACCTCAATAACACTGAAGTTCCTGTTAAATCTGTGCAATCTTCCCTCATGGAAGGCCTTGTTCTTGAAAGGCAGAAGAGAGCAGTTCAGGACATGGAGTCCAGTCAAGACCAGCTGCCTTATCTTTCAGACCCCTGCGACCCAAACCCTTGTCAGAATGATGGAATCTGTGtgaatgtgaaaggaaaagcaagctGCAGGTACCACAGACCTCCTCTCTCCTTGTCCTGGCTTTCTTCTTCAAGTGATGCAGCTAAAAAGTATCCAGAGTTACAGACCTCAGAGGTCTAAGCCACCAGCTCTTCAAGGAAtagtagaaataaaatactttacCACAGTTACTGATTCCAGCtagcaggcaggagggcaggtTTCTTTGCATAAAGCAAAGAATCTCCATTCTGTGGTGCTTCCAGAATGTGCAAATAACCTCCTAACAAAGTGGGAATGTTGTGACATGAACCCCTCCAATGGGAACTGCTCATCTGGGATAGTGAATGGGAGGACCTTGGGGTGAAGGCATGACAAGGCTCCTGATCCACTGAAtctgtgctttgttttcccaGGTGCCCATCAGGACAAGCCTTCTTCTTCACCGGTGAGAGGTGTCAGTCAAGGCAGGTCCACGGAAACATCCTGGGAATGGCAATTGGTGGAATTGCTGGAGCCATTGTCTTAACTATCGTCCTCATTTCCATGATGGctagaagataaaaaaatgcaCGGGGGACAAATTCCAACCTGGTTCATAAGATAcccattttcagtgaaaaatgaTGAATAGAACTTAGAGAAAACCAGTCATCATATGGATGAAAAGCTCTGCCAACTGCTTGGCAGCAATCTACTTTTTTCTGAGGGATATGGCAGTTCAAGTGTGTCATGTAGAGCTGCTGTCTGATGAAAATTCATACACTGCctttcttgtgtgttttttgaAAGTATTGTTTCTTCATCCCATAGCAAGCAGCACTGTTGAAAGCCTATGCATTTGCTCTCAGCCATGGTTCAAATTTAGATTAAATAACTAGTTAAACCTCTCAAAACACTAAAAACTCACACCAAAACACATGTATTAATATTCTGGAAATGTTCCTTACAAAAATTGCCCAAGAATTCCAAAGGGTACA
This window harbors:
- the MEP1A gene encoding meprin A subunit alpha, translated to MGSYIFPLCLTLLLCSVYGSPVSPPHPNTLCFDCLADAGAGEIFKDIPQINLAAGLDLFQGDILLPKNQRNALRNETYRWKFPIPYILGDDLDLNAKAVILQAFEMFRLKSCIDFKPYEGERTYIFFSKQDGCWSMVGDLQTGQNLSIGSGCDYRAIVEHEILHALGFYHEQSRMDRDDYVNIWWDEIIEGREHNFAKYDDTYITDLNTPYDYESLMHYQPFSFNKNASVPTITAKIPAFDDIIGQRLDLSAIDLERLNRMYNCTSTHTFLDQCSFELENICGMIQGTNHDQDWVHQQGSLMGQEDHTFSGQCRDAGYFMYFSTSSGQADEVAVLESRILYPKRTQQCLQFFYRTTGSPSDKLIIWLKEDDGTGNIRKMRKIQTFQADSDSNWKIAHVTLNAQKKFRYFFQGLKGDPSSSSGGIAIDDVTLTETPCPTAVWVIHNFSKILENSSISLIESPRFYSPEGYGFGISVLPNYQNSGYARIAFHLCSGENDAVLEWPALNRQATLTVLDQDPDVLKRMSSSKSFTTRKDHVTSGNGTLIWDKPSIAGKFDESCNCYRSVAWGWSNFISHSQMRRRSFLKNDDLIIFAEFNDIIHLNNTEVPVKSVQSSLMEGLVLERQKRAVQDMESSQDQLPYLSDPCDPNPCQNDGICVNVKGKASCRCPSGQAFFFTGERCQSRQVHGNILGMAIGGIAGAIVLTIVLISMMARR